A genomic stretch from Maniola jurtina chromosome 26, ilManJurt1.1, whole genome shotgun sequence includes:
- the LOC123878845 gene encoding uncharacterized protein LOC123878845 has translation MVAMEDAVTSYESLKNNDKALLLLRGKYVNLKLIQNREANGFVHAIDPEGHSMILQEKHGEDYQMILVPGQAILNISVIDSIPSITPAKKSTPTTTNLELEARKRKLISWFKLNLLPVTEEGNNIVFRSVLILPPYDLRSIYSNNLIVTKQVRDIVEKMPEDFKES, from the exons ATGGTAGCTATGGAAGATGCGGTTACCAGTTATGAGTCTTTGAAAAATAACGATAAAGCGTTACTTTTACTTCGGGGTAAATATGTGAACCTAAAACTTATCCAAAATCGTGAGGCAAACGGTTTTGTACATGCTATTGATCCGGAAGGGCACAG CATGATTCTTCAAGAGAAACACGGAGAAGACTACCAAATGATTTTAGTACCAGGGCAAGCAATACTCAATATATCTGTAATAGATTCAATACCTAGTATTACACCTGCAAAAAAATCTACTCCCACCACAACTAATTTGGAATTAGAAGCGAGAAAGAGGAAATTAATATCATGGTTTAAACTGAATCTTTTGCCAGTGACAGAAGAAGGCAATAATATAGTTTTTAGAAGTGTTTTAATATTGCCCCCGTATGATCTAAGAAGTATATATTCTAACAATCTGATTGTAACTAAGCAAGTGAGAGACATTGTGGAAAAGATGCCTGAAGATTTTAAAGAAAGTTAA